In Candidatus Poribacteria bacterium, the genomic window AAAAATAAATAGACACTTTCGCCCCCCGGTAGGGGCGGTTTCCAACCGCACCCGTTTGGAATGTCTCATTAATTCTAAGATCCACATAAGTAATAGCACAATTCGGAGTGAGCGGGAGTAAATCAAAGACTTACCAAGCGAAACCCATCATTGCACATCTATATCCAACGGTCATCAACGATCATATCTGGGGTAGCCTGCGTATTTGGAGACGAGTTCAGGGGGATATTGTCGATCCAATTTATTGGCTTTTCTCTGCAAAGCCTTGGATTTGGAGAGTTGTGCCTTCAGTTTGTCTGCTAGCACCTTCATGGCTGCTCTTCCCTCTGGTGTCTCAATAAAACTGTTAGGGTCATCAAAATCACGGGATATAAACGGCTCAATCTCCTGATGCAGTTTGCGAGACTCCCAGAACAATCTATCCCATTCCGCATCAAGTGCATCGCGTTTTTCATAGTAGCTATCCCAATCCCGGAAGTCATTCGCGTCAGGAACACCGAACACACCGAGACCCGTCAACAGCAGTACCACAGCGAAAAGTAGCACGATAGTAAAACCGAGCATCTGTAGGGTGGAACTTCGTCTGTTCACGCGTTATCCTTCTCCCATCCGATTAAACCTAATATACAAAGAATGTAATCAGGTCAATCTCCACCCATCGGCCGATACGGGTCAATAAAACGATTGTCCGCATCCTTGCGCCGTGGTGGAGGCAAGGCATCCACTTTACCGCGCAACCCCGCAAGTGCTTCCGCATAGGCAGGACTGTCAATCAGGTTGTTGCATTCATCGGGATCGTTCGACAAATCGAATAACTGCTCGGGCCAACCAGCACCATTATCGAAACGGAAATACTTCAAACTATCCTGCTTGACCATCACGGACGGACCATTATGGACGCGCCAAAGTTCGCTATAGACTGTATTCTGCCAGCCATCGGCGGATCCTTCGACGAGTGGCACAAGCGAGCGTCCGTCAAGTTCCTCCGGTGCTGGGATATCAACCAGATCGCATAGCGTCGGAAACAGATCTACCAACGACACATTTTGTTCGATGACCTGCGGTTCACGCCCAAACCGTTTTGGATACCAGATGGAAAACGGCACACGCGCCGACGCCTCAAAAAAACTCTGTTTTTCCCACAACCCTTTCGTGCCGAGCATCTCGCCGTGATCCGACAGGAAAACGATGATGAAATCGTCGAGAACATTAAGATGTTCCAGTTTTTCAATAACGCGACCAAATTGCTGATCCATCCAGTCGATCATGCCGTAGTAAGCAGCAGTGGCACGGTGCGCTTGGCGATGGGTCACATCCTCACCAAACCGAACCTTGAAAAAATCGTTACACTCAAACTTATCGTTCGGCTCCTCAATAATCGGCTCGACACGCTGCATGTAGTAGGTAAACAGGTCGAGTGGACACTGATACGGGTAGTGCGGACACCAAAGGCTCATCGCCATGCACAGCGGATTCGGCGTGTACCGATCGTATGAGGCGTCCACGAAATACTCCTCAAGGAACAGCAACGCACCATCTACAGCGTACTGGTCGTGGAGCATCCAGTATCCCATCCCGGGCTGGGCGTCACGAATCTCTTGGATAACTTTGTTCTGTTTAGAACCGGTGCCCGGCTCTCGCTGAAATTGGGCGGAATGTTCATCATCAACAACTGGATAAGGGTAGCCGTTATCACCCACAATATCACGACCAACTCGTTCCCGCCAACCGTGCATAACATCTTTGCCGACAAAGTGCATCTTCCCCGCGGCGCACGAGTAGTAGCCGTAGTTACCGAGATGCCCCGGAATGGTTCGGACTTCGGTCGGCATCGGATCGCCAAAGTTGAGGCTACCACAGTTACGTGGATAGAGTCCAGAGATAAAACTCTGCCGCGCCGGCACACAGATCGGCGAAGGCGTATACGCATTGCGAAAGTAAGTCCCCTCGTTGATAAATCGATCCAACGTAGGGGTGCGAACCTGCCCGTCGCCTTCAACCGGCAAAACGTCAGGACGATGTTCGTCGTTGATCAGTAGCAGGACATGGGGTTTTTGCTGAGACATACCGCTCCTTATGTAATCTGAGGGGTGCTCATAATTATTATCTGAATCAGGATTTCCACCATTGAAGCATTTTCAGGATAGAATATCTGGTGCGTGAAAGCAGCAAAAGGGGCATCGCTTCATTTAGCCCCAGTTGCTTTGAATCCTGATATATCGGGGCGGGGCGACATGTTATAGCACACAGAGATCAACAAACAACCAAAACCCCAGAGGGGCGGCATGTTTATAGCACACAGAACAAACAAGCACATCAAAGCCCCAGCGGGGCGACATGTTTATAGCACTAGGTGTCAAGCGCGCTTACGCCGCCAAAATCCGCTCATACACGCGCATCCGTTCACCCTCTGTCTCCTCTGGATCCACCAGCTTGAGCCACACAGCCTGATCCGGACGCTCACCGCTGAGTTGATGGACAGCACCCGCTTGATCCGGGTGCGGACCGCTCCAGACAACGTCCCCATCTTGCAGATAGATAAATGAACCAGCGTGACGATCTACTAACTTTTCTTGGTTATCTCGATAAAACAACGCCTGCTGGCACGCGGTTTGACGCAGGCTTGCGATTTTTTCACTGGGGTCCATCTTCTCTGAGTCAAACTCAGCAAGCGGAGGCTGCAGCTCTCCCATGTCAAAGTCGATCTCCTCCAGATTCACTGTCCCAAAGCCGTGTTCCGCAGCCACAGCAATCGGGCTTCGATCACGGCGGAAAGGCGGATTGGGCCAATCGAGGCGCGGGTCAGTACCCATAAGGTAACTGCCGCAAGCATCCGTAGCAATCACATGGTCACCGGCAATCAACGCATCACAGATACGCCCATCTCCGCCCCACTCCCGTCTCGCTTGCCCCGTCAAGCCATCAATGATGTTGAGACAAGGTTGAGTAATCAGACCGAGGTCCGGCAGGACGTATGACAGCCGGATAACGTGATGAAAGTAGGTTCTCACCCGACCGTGGGGCTGTATGGGAGGCAAACCAAAAAGGTTTTTCAGACACAGCGTTATGCCCATAAAGGCGTGATTTTTCATCTTAGCGATCGAGATAAAAGCATCCGCTTCGCCAATCGAGGCGGAAAGCTGATATTCAGAGAACATCGTACCACCACCGGGCACCTTGTACTGCGTAAAGGGCGGATCACCGGCTTCAACATAAGGAATATCGAACTCCTCGAAGATTGGGCGCATATTAAAATCGTCGCCGGGACGCTGCCCCACTGGCACCATGCTGGTATCAAGCACGAAGATATGTGCGTCAGTGCGCTCTCGCAGCAAACGGAGCGAAGCACGGAGAACATCGTCGTCAACCAACTCCTGCCGTCGTCCTCCAATGCGACGGATATTATCCGTACGCATCTGCATGTTCACCTTGATACCGATTTTGCGGGCTTTCTCGATCTTCTCCCATGAACGCGTCAGGGGAGCAGTGATTGCCTTAAGCCTTTCGTAAATCTCCTCCTGCGAGGCTTTGTGACTACAGTGAATCGCACGAACTTTGTACGCTTTATCTTCGGACATATTGAAATCTCCTATTTGATTGTAAATCGTAGACGTTGAAATACAGAGTTACGAAATTATCCCTTCTTCCTTCATGCTGATATAACACCCGTCCCCGATAATAACATGATCTGTCACCCGGATATCAAGCAACTTTCCCGCTTCGACCAACTGCCGTGTCGCATTAATATCTTCCGGGCTTGGTGCGGGATCGCCGGATGGATGATTATGCACAAGGATAATCGATGCTGCTGCCTCTTCTATTGCAAACCGAAAAACTTCACGAGAGTGAACGATGCTTGCATTTAAGCCACCCTCGAAGATACGGCGCTGCTTGGTCACATAGTTCTTCGTGTCAAGGCAAAAGACGTGGAGCTCCTCCTTTCGTAGATCTCGCATTGAGGGCATCGCCATTCGTGCAACATGCACAACATCGCTGGGGGAACTAATCTGGGGTTTCTCTTCAAGAAAAGCCGCCATCCGTCGTCCCAACTCAAAAGCTGCTCTGATTTGACCCACCTTCACCGTGCCCATCCCTTTGATACCTTCTGCAATCTGTATCTCACTATTATCTGCCAATCGCTTCAAGTTGCCATCGTACTTCTGAAGCAGCTGCTCTGCGACCTGAACGACTGTTGCAGTGCCCGTTCCGGTACGAATAATAATTGCGATTAGTTCTGATGTTTTAAGTGCCTGCGGACCGTACTTGTAAAGTCTTTCGAGCGGTCGTTCATCTTCGGGCAGGTCTTTTAGCCGAAGCCGGTATTCCGTCGTTTCCATCATCACGTCCTTTAATAGCGATCTTCTGTAGAATCCCATCCTTATTAGATCAAAAACACAATAAGTGGTTATTAGTTCATTTAACGCGAAGAACGCAAAGAAAAGACTTTTTATCGTTTTTCTCTCTGCACTCTGTGTCTCTGCAGTAGGTTTGAATTAGTAACGACCCGTAAGGCAGATTATACCAAAATAAGAAGAGGAAGGCAATAATTATGCGCAGTTGATTCAGCTTTTTTGTTAGAAATTTCCTATGTCTAAGCCATACTCTCATGAGGATTTTCTGCTTTTTGTGTTGATGTTTGCCTACTGATGTGATAGAATACAAATGTACTTATACGATGAACCATTTGATAGACTCATACTTTTGCCAGCTAACACTTTCTCATGTCTCGGCCATTTCTCGATTTGTCTTGGGTGACCAAGCGCTAGCCGGTCCGACACGACTCTCTTTCCAGCGACCGTTACAATCTCACGAAGCCTGTCAATTCAAGAAAATGTTAGCAACCGAATACTCCAAATATTGGGAACGTTCTTTTAGGGAAATTTTCCCGCGCTTCTCCTACGGCAAAAGAAATTAATTCTGAAATACCATCCAATACGACTGAGACCAGAACGATAGAAAGCGACCCGAAACGATACCAGAAGACGATTTCCGGCTATTTGACGACCTCGAAGAAGAAATTGAGGACGATGATGATCAGGTGGGCACCCCTCGTTCCTTGATGCTAGTCGATCGGCTCATTTATGCAACCCACGAGAATGATCGTCGGCGACCACTACTGTTTCAACTTCGGCGGGCGATTGTGGAAGATGAAATGACCTTCCAAGAGGCGCGAGAAGCCATCGTTGAAATGCAGGAAACAATCGAAAAGTTGACTTCTCCGGCGAATCGAATTGGAACGCTGCTGGGGCTTCCAAAAAAGGAGGTTGCCCATGTTATTATTGGCGGATCTGAATACTATGCGAATATTGACCCACAATTGGATGCCGCAGCGCTGAAGATCGGTTTTAGCGTGCTCCTTAATGATGCTTATGTCATTGTCGGTGAGCTAGGGTACAACACCTCTGGATCGATTGCAAAAATCGTTGATTTGATGCCCGATGGACGGTTGCGCGTTGGCGGTGAGCCCGCCGGATTACAATCAATTATTTTACAACGCTCCACCGATTTAGCCAATGCAAAGCTCAAAGTCGGTGACGAAATTCGCATGGACCCGAACTCCAAAGTAGCACTAGAACGCCTAGAAGTACAAGAAGCACAGGATTACTATCTCGAAGCCGTGCCAGACCTTCCTTGGTCGAAAGTAGGTGGACTGGACGATACCATTCAACTCATCAAAGATACCATCGAACTACCAATTTTACACCCGGAACTCTTCGATAAGTTCCAATACGCGCCCCCGAAAGGCTTTCTCCTACACGGTCCTCCGGGCTGTGGGAAAACACTCATCGGAAAGGCAACAGCGCACAACCTGACGCAACGACTGAGCGCAGAGGAAGGAGTCGAGGTAGAAGGCAGTTTCCTGCACATCAAGGGTCCCGAAATCTTGAATATGTGGCTTGGCGAGTCGGAGCGTAAAGTCCGTGAAATCTTCCAGATAGCGCGTGAAAAGAGTAAAGAAGGTTATCTGCCTTTCGTATTCATCGATGAGGCAGAATCGATCTTAGGAACGCGCCGTTCATTCCGTTCCCATAATATTTCTAACACCGTTGTCCCAATGTTCTGCGCCGAGATGGACGGAATTGAATCCTTGCAAGACGTCGTAATTATCCTCGCAACGAACCGCCCGGATCTCATTGATCCTGCGATTTTACGCCCCGGGCGAATTGATCGGAAGATTAAAGTCACCCGTCCCGATAAAGAAGCATCAAGGGCGATTTTCCGTATTTATCTCACACCAGATTTACCACTCCATCCAGGACTTCTTGATGCACACAACGGCGATACAGAAGCAGCAGTTTCTCACCTCATTGATCAGGTCTGCGATGAACTGTTCCAGCGAGATGAAAATAACAAGTTTTTAGAGGTTACCCTGCGAAGTGGTCGCCGCGATGTTATGTACCGTGGCGATCTATGTAGCGGTGCTATTGTCGATTCCATTGTTCAACGCGCAAAAGAGTCCGCAATCAAACGTGCGATAGAAGGCACTGAGGAGGCGGTGGGACTTCGGGTTGAAGACCTGTTGGAAGGCGCATTGGCAGAATATCGCGAGAACGACATCTTCCCTCCGACAGACAGCGTCGAGGATTGGCTTAAGCTGCTCGATTACGATCCAGAAAACGTTGTCAAAGTGACCCCAATCCGTCCGGAGAAATCAACTCGTAGAAAAGCCGCAAGCAGTGTGATTTAGGATGAAGCGTTTATGCAAAGACTTTTTGGAATCGAAACTGAATACGGAATCACGCTAGAATCAGAGGAACACGTTGATCCCGTCAGCCAATCTGTCGAATTGATTAAGAGCTACCGGCAGGATGATTTTCGACCAATGTGGGATTATAGCGGCGAGGATCCATTCCAAGACGAGCGTGGCTTCCGTGCAAAAACTTTGCAGGAGCACCCCGACGAGCGGGAACATCAGGCAGCCGATCGTCAGCGAAACCTGTCCTTCGTCGAAATCAAAAGCGATCTGATTTTGACCAATGGTGCCCGTTTATACAACGACCATGCCCATCCCGAATACTCCACGCCAGAATGTCGCAGCCTTTTTCAATTGGTCGCCCACGATAAAGCAGGAGAGCGGATACTGCAGCAGTGTGCAATCAGGCGAAGCGAAAAATTGGGAAAACGTGTCCTGTTATACAAAAACAACACCGACTTTCATGGACACAGTTACGGCTGCCACGACAATTACCTAATGGAACGGGCTATTCCCTTTGATGACCTCAAAGCGAGTATTATGCCATTTTTTGTGACACGACAGATTTTTGCAGGGACAGGCAAGGTAGGAATCGAAACCGAATCAGGATTGACCTCCGCAGGCTTTTTCCAAATAGCACAACGGTCCGATTTTTTTCATGTCGAAGTCAGCGTTGATACAATGCACAACCGTCCAATTGTGAATACACGCGATGAACCCCACGCTGATCCAGCAAAATACCGAAGACTACACGGTATCGTCGGTGATGCCAATATGTCAGAGTATGCAACGGCACTCAAGATCGGCACAACCGCACTCGTTATCGATCTCATTGAACAGAAGCGCGTCCCCGGTTGGTTTACCTTGCAGGATCCGCTTCACGCGATTAAAGAAATCTCCCGTGACCAGACCTATCAATGGCGGTTTAAATTAGCCAACGGTAAGAGCATCTCCGCAATCGATCTGCAGCGCGAATACCTCGCGTTAGCTCAAAAGCACCTCAACCCACAAAGTGGTGATACCGATTGGGTCCTCACCGAATGGGAATCTACTCTCGATAAGCTTGAAAAAGATCCAATGGAACTCACTGATCGATTGGATTGGGTCGCCAAGAAATGGCTGCTGGAAACGTTCATTGACGAAGAGAGACTCTCGTGGGATGACCCGTGGTTACAGAGCCTCGACCTTGAGTATCACAACATTGATCAAGAAGAGGGGTTATACTATGAACTTGAAACAAGTGGATTGATGCGACGTCTCGTTACTGATCGGCAAATTGAAGTCGCGATCCACAATCCACCCGCTGATACCCGTGCATATTTTCGAGGCAAATCGTTGGACAAATTCCGCCCGCAAATAAAATCGATCCAATGGGATAACGTCACATTTAATACAAAGGGCAAAAAAACCGTCTCAGTGAGCATGAACCAGCTCGCGGATGCAGAGATGGCAGAAAAATACAATCGCATCCTCGATCAGGCGCAGTCGGTCGAAGCGTTAGTTGAAAACTTAAAACTCAGTAACTGAAACCCTTAATTTTTCTTACAGGAGGTTATTACCATGACAGCACAGCATTTGATCCATCTACGCGATCGGATTCAAAGACCGGTGAAACCCGTAGGTCCGGGCGATGGCGAGGACGATGATGGGCCCAAGCGTCCGGATGTCACCAGGCCGGACACGAGAAATTTGGTTCGGCGGATGCGGCGCGTCGATAAAGACCAATCCCGGCGTTACCGCCAACGAACAGGTGAATAATCCATGACAAATCACAAGGGGGATTTCCTCGACCTCTTGAAGGTGCACGATTGCCAGATTCAACTGGATCTGCCCGCAACATCCGCAAATGGGGCCTCGCCTCCGATTCAAGAAACAGAAGGCACCACCGTCCTTGCTGTGCGCTATAAGGAGGGGGTCCTCATCGGCGGAGACCGGCGGGCAACGGCGGGCAACGTTGTCATGTACGATCGCGCAGAAAAGCTGCTGCAGATCGACGAACTCTCCGTCCTTGCGATCGCAGGATCACCCGCAATGGCTTATGAAATGGCGCGAGTTCTCGAACATTCGTTCCAATATTTCCGCCGAAGTCAACTCCAAGAGTTAAGCCTCGAAGGCAAGCTGCGCACGCTCTCCCGCCTAATCCGTGAAAATTTGCCCATGACGCTGCAAGGCATTGGGGGTGTAATACCAATCTACGCCATCTATGATTTGCAAAGCGACGATGAAAACGGTGGCAAAATCTTCTTTTACGACGCGCTTGGTGCACATTTCGAGAGTGCCGATTTCGCGACATCCGGATCCGGCTCTGTGTGGATCCGCGGAATTTTGTTGTATCAGAACCGTTGGGGCGATAAACCACTTGCCGACATGGATGAACAAGAGGCTACTGTTACTGTTTTGCGCCTACTCGATGCAGCAGCAGAATATGACTCAGCAACGAGCGGCTATAACCCGAAATCAAATATCTATCCAACCGTAAAAACGATCACAAAGGACGGAATTCAAGATCTCTCTGTCGAAAGACTCCAAGAGATTTATGCTGAATCTGTAGAAACAACTTATGCTAGATGAACCTTATCGGTGGCTTGAAGCCGTTAATAACCGGCGGAAGTCCCGTCGTCGGGCTAAGATATGATGACGGGCTGTTACTTGTGACCATCGGACGCGGACAACGGAAAATCTTTGAGGTGCATGACCGGATTGCACTCTCAGCTATAGGGCATAGCGCCGATATTGAACGGCTGCGCATGATGGCAACTGATACCGCATCCGTACAAGGTTTTCAGAGTTCAGTTGACGACGTTACCCTCCATCGTCTGACAAATTTCGTGCTTGGACCCACTATCAAACAATCCTTTGAAGCCATCTTTGGCTCCGCCTACATCATTAAAATGCTGTTGGCAGAACTTGGTGCACGCGGTGAAGGGGATGGATTTATCGCCCTGAATTACGATGGTACAGTGCAATCAAATCAAGACAGAGAAGTTATCGGTGGCACCCACGAAGCCGAAACGGCGATGCAGAATTACCTATCCGCTGCTGAAGTATCTGAGTCTTCGCTTACCGCTGCGTTACAGTTAGCCCTAGAAACTTGGGTGGTCGGTTGGGAGTTGGGAGTGCAACAAACAGAGACCGATTCGGATGAGGAGGCAAACGAAGGTTCGGAATTGACGACGGACAAAGAGCGGCTGCACGAAGTCCTTCGAGATGAATTGCAGGCAGGAGAAATCGAAGGGGCGGTATTGGAAACTTCGCGCCGAAGCAATAATAAGTTCCGTCTTCTGACCTCGGATGAGATTGATGCAGCAATCGCAGACTGGCTCTGATATGAGTACGGACAAACCCCAGCTTGTCCTTGAGGCCGAACAGTGAGCAGACGTATTTTTGGTATCGAAACTGAATTTGGATGTATGGCTGACTCGGATGGCTCCCTAGGCTCTTCGGAAGGGACCGCCGCGCTTGTGAGGGATTATATCTTTCACGAGTTGAAACTCGGTATGTCGGATATGCACTACCGAGATTGGGGAGAACCGCCCGGCAACGGCGGTTTTCTGTTCAACGGTGGGCGGCTCTACATCGATATGGGGCATCTTGAGTATGCGACGCCGGAGTGTATTAGCCTCTTTGATCTGATCGCTTACGACAGAGCCATCGAGCAGCTAATCATCACGATCCTCGACGATGTTGGATTGAAAGATGATATCTCCTTCTTCAAAAACAACATTGATCATTTCACAGGCGCGACTTTCGGCTGCCATGAAAACTATCAACTCCGGCGCGACGTTCCCTTCTACAAGGTCGTTATTCCCACGCTGCTGCCGTTCTTTGTTACACGCCAGATTTATGCGGGTGCCGGTCGCGTCGGCGGACACGAAGAGATCCTCGAATTCGGGGATTCCCACCATCGCCGTGACGATTTTGTCGGCTACCAAATCTCTCAACGCGCGGATCACATTGTCACAGAAATTTACGAGTGGATACAGTTCAGTCGGGCAATTATCAACACACGCGATGAACCCCTCGGCGACTACACCAAATATCGACGCCTCCACCTGCTCGTGGGCGATTCAAATATGTCCGAATTTGCAGCGGCTTTGAAGGTTGGAACAACCTCTCTGATACTTGATCTTCTTGAGGAAGGACATCGCCCCCGTGATATGAGTTTAGTCAACCCAGTACACGCCATTAAAGAAATCTCGCGCGATCAGACCTTCCAGTGGATTGTCGAACTGGAATCCGGCGGCACCATCTCAGCGATAGACCTGCAACGCGAATATCTCGATCTCGCACAAAAAGTCCTGAAAGGCAAAGATAACGATACAGATTGGGTATTGACCGAATGGGAATCGGTTTTGGATGACTTGGAGGCGGATCCGGAACGTTTAATCGATCGCGTCGATTGGGTAACGAAGAAATGGCTGCTTGAGGCTTTTATGGAAGAGGAGGGACTGGATTGGACCGACCCGTGGATCGAGAGTCTCGACCTTGAGTATCACCACCTCAATCAAGATAAGGGATTGTTTTACGAACTTGAGCGCGAAGGACATGTGAAACGAGTCACGACGGATGAGCAGATTGAGGCAGCGATCCGGAATGCCCCCGAAAATACAAGAGCAAAAGCCCGCTCCTATGTAATGCGTTATCTGTCCCAACACCGTTTGCCCTGCATCATTGATTGGAACCAAATCTATTTTTCGCACGAAGAACCTTTTGAGATGAAAGATCCCTTCGAGACATACGATGCAGAGGTTGAAGACCTATTGAAGCGGCTCAGTCAACAGCCACGTCCAGCTTCACGGCAGACGCGCATCCGGTTAAGACGAGAGTGAAACGAGGAAACACAAGAAACTTCAGGATAAAAAAGAAACTGAAATCAGCCAAATAGCGATGTCAAAAACATCGCTTTTTTTATGCAATCAAATCAGTGACGGAACCCTAAAATGCAAGCACAAAAGTCATTCAAATCTGGATACGTTAGCATCATCGGCGAGCCAAACGTCGGCAAATCAACCCTGCTGAATGGGCTGATGGGGGAGAAACTCGCAATTGTCACACCAAAGCCACAAACGACACGTAACCGGATCACTGGGATTCTCACAACCGATTCACATCAAATCATCTTCCTAGATACGCCCGGAGTCCTTACCCCCAAATATCGCTTGCACGACCAGATGGTCAAAGCCGCATATACCGCAATCAGAGACGCAGACCTTGTGCTTTATATGATTGATGTGAACCGACTAAACTCCGGCATTGAAGAAAAAATCCTTGATGAACTTAAAAAGGCAGCGCAGCAAGTCATACTCGTAATTAACAAAATCGATCTGATTCCCAGCTCCACACTTTTACCAATTATTGCCAGCTATCAGGAAAAGTTCCCCTTCCTCGAAATCATCCCTATCTCAGCAACAACGGACAACGGCGTATCTCAACTTCACGAGTCAATTGTCAAACACCTTCCCAAAGGTCCTTCCTACTTCCCTCCCGACCAACTCAGTGACTTGCCGGAACGCTTCTTCATCTCGGAAACCATACGGGAGAAGATTTTCCTCAGAACGAATCAGGAGATCCCCTACGCCTCCAGCGTCGTGGTAGAAGAGTTCAAAGAACGTCCAAACGGAAAAATCTATATCAGTGCGATGCTTTATGTTGAGCGACAATCGCAAAAAGGGATCCTAGTTGGGAAAGGTGGTAAAACAATCAAAAGGATTGGGCAACTCGCCCGTGCAGAGATTGAACAGTTTTTGGAGACAACCGTATTTCTAGATTTGCGCGTATCGGTCAAAGCAGATTGGCGACGCGATGAACGAAAGTTGAGGGATATGGGGTATGTCTAAAAAAACAAAAAATGTTACAGAGTTGGGCTTTAGCCCGTAAAGCCCAATGATTTATCTTTGGGATATAAGTTTCGCTTCAGCCGTTTTTGTATTGATTTTGTAGGCTAAAGATGTTATAACTCTTTTGTCTTTCGTAGGGGAATGCTGCACCGTCGCTTGGCGGTGTCCCCTACATTAAAAACAGAAAGACAATCCCATGAAGACCTACAAGTTCAAAATGTATAGCAATCACGGCAACCGTGTCTTGCACAAAACGATAGATGGACACGCTGAGATATGGAATCACTTTATAGCGTTGTATTGCCGATACTATGCTATGTACGGGACATATCCGGGTAAGAAAGCACTGACGCGACACTTAACCAAGTTGAAGCGGCTGCCCTGCTTTGCCCATTGGAATCAGTTGCCGAGTCAATCGTTGCAAGACGTAATAGACCGACTTGATAAAGCGTACTCTAAACTTGACCGCAAAAGCGGCAAGCGTTCCGGTCGTCCCCGTTTCAAGAGACGTAAACTATACAAG contains:
- a CDS encoding sulfatase-like hydrolase/transferase codes for the protein MSQQKPHVLLLINDEHRPDVLPVEGDGQVRTPTLDRFINEGTYFRNAYTPSPICVPARQSFISGLYPRNCGSLNFGDPMPTEVRTIPGHLGNYGYYSCAAGKMHFVGKDVMHGWRERVGRDIVGDNGYPYPVVDDEHSAQFQREPGTGSKQNKVIQEIRDAQPGMGYWMLHDQYAVDGALLFLEEYFVDASYDRYTPNPLCMAMSLWCPHYPYQCPLDLFTYYMQRVEPIIEEPNDKFECNDFFKVRFGEDVTHRQAHRATAAYYGMIDWMDQQFGRVIEKLEHLNVLDDFIIVFLSDHGEMLGTKGLWEKQSFFEASARVPFSIWYPKRFGREPQVIEQNVSLVDLFPTLCDLVDIPAPEELDGRSLVPLVEGSADGWQNTVYSELWRVHNGPSVMVKQDSLKYFRFDNGAGWPEQLFDLSNDPDECNNLIDSPAYAEALAGLRGKVDALPPPRRKDADNRFIDPYRPMGGD
- a CDS encoding DUF362 domain-containing protein, which codes for MSEDKAYKVRAIHCSHKASQEEIYERLKAITAPLTRSWEKIEKARKIGIKVNMQMRTDNIRRIGGRRQELVDDDVLRASLRLLRERTDAHIFVLDTSMVPVGQRPGDDFNMRPIFEEFDIPYVEAGDPPFTQYKVPGGGTMFSEYQLSASIGEADAFISIAKMKNHAFMGITLCLKNLFGLPPIQPHGRVRTYFHHVIRLSYVLPDLGLITQPCLNIIDGLTGQARREWGGDGRICDALIAGDHVIATDACGSYLMGTDPRLDWPNPPFRRDRSPIAVAAEHGFGTVNLEEIDFDMGELQPPLAEFDSEKMDPSEKIASLRQTACQQALFYRDNQEKLVDRHAGSFIYLQDGDVVWSGPHPDQAGAVHQLSGERPDQAVWLKLVDPEETEGERMRVYERILAA
- the radC gene encoding DNA repair protein RadC, which produces MMETTEYRLRLKDLPEDERPLERLYKYGPQALKTSELIAIIIRTGTGTATVVQVAEQLLQKYDGNLKRLADNSEIQIAEGIKGMGTVKVGQIRAAFELGRRMAAFLEEKPQISSPSDVVHVARMAMPSMRDLRKEELHVFCLDTKNYVTKQRRIFEGGLNASIVHSREVFRFAIEEAAASIILVHNHPSGDPAPSPEDINATRQLVEAGKLLDIRVTDHVIIGDGCYISMKEEGIIS
- a CDS encoding AAA family ATPase, with the translated sequence MPEDDFRLFDDLEEEIEDDDDQVGTPRSLMLVDRLIYATHENDRRRPLLFQLRRAIVEDEMTFQEAREAIVEMQETIEKLTSPANRIGTLLGLPKKEVAHVIIGGSEYYANIDPQLDAAALKIGFSVLLNDAYVIVGELGYNTSGSIAKIVDLMPDGRLRVGGEPAGLQSIILQRSTDLANAKLKVGDEIRMDPNSKVALERLEVQEAQDYYLEAVPDLPWSKVGGLDDTIQLIKDTIELPILHPELFDKFQYAPPKGFLLHGPPGCGKTLIGKATAHNLTQRLSAEEGVEVEGSFLHIKGPEILNMWLGESERKVREIFQIAREKSKEGYLPFVFIDEAESILGTRRSFRSHNISNTVVPMFCAEMDGIESLQDVVIILATNRPDLIDPAILRPGRIDRKIKVTRPDKEASRAIFRIYLTPDLPLHPGLLDAHNGDTEAAVSHLIDQVCDELFQRDENNKFLEVTLRSGRRDVMYRGDLCSGAIVDSIVQRAKESAIKRAIEGTEEAVGLRVEDLLEGALAEYRENDIFPPTDSVEDWLKLLDYDPENVVKVTPIRPEKSTRRKAASSVI
- a CDS encoding proteasome accessory factor PafA2, giving the protein MQRLFGIETEYGITLESEEHVDPVSQSVELIKSYRQDDFRPMWDYSGEDPFQDERGFRAKTLQEHPDEREHQAADRQRNLSFVEIKSDLILTNGARLYNDHAHPEYSTPECRSLFQLVAHDKAGERILQQCAIRRSEKLGKRVLLYKNNTDFHGHSYGCHDNYLMERAIPFDDLKASIMPFFVTRQIFAGTGKVGIETESGLTSAGFFQIAQRSDFFHVEVSVDTMHNRPIVNTRDEPHADPAKYRRLHGIVGDANMSEYATALKIGTTALVIDLIEQKRVPGWFTLQDPLHAIKEISRDQTYQWRFKLANGKSISAIDLQREYLALAQKHLNPQSGDTDWVLTEWESTLDKLEKDPMELTDRLDWVAKKWLLETFIDEERLSWDDPWLQSLDLEYHNIDQEEGLYYELETSGLMRRLVTDRQIEVAIHNPPADTRAYFRGKSLDKFRPQIKSIQWDNVTFNTKGKKTVSVSMNQLADAEMAEKYNRILDQAQSVEALVENLKLSN
- a CDS encoding ubiquitin-like protein UBact, encoding MTAQHLIHLRDRIQRPVKPVGPGDGEDDDGPKRPDVTRPDTRNLVRRMRRVDKDQSRRYRQRTGE
- a CDS encoding proteasome subunit alpha, whose amino-acid sequence is MTNHKGDFLDLLKVHDCQIQLDLPATSANGASPPIQETEGTTVLAVRYKEGVLIGGDRRATAGNVVMYDRAEKLLQIDELSVLAIAGSPAMAYEMARVLEHSFQYFRRSQLQELSLEGKLRTLSRLIRENLPMTLQGIGGVIPIYAIYDLQSDDENGGKIFFYDALGAHFESADFATSGSGSVWIRGILLYQNRWGDKPLADMDEQEATVTVLRLLDAAAEYDSATSGYNPKSNIYPTVKTITKDGIQDLSVERLQEIYAESVETTYAR